The DNA region GAAGAAACTTACTCATGCAATAATATTTCAAAATGGAAAGCATTATGATTTTTATGCTTTAGTAACCTCGGATTTTTATAAAGACAATGAGAATAATATATTGGCTATGGCTAAGAGTATAAAAATTTTAAGCTGAAAAGTATTTAAGGATTATTATGTATAGTTTTAATTAGTGATGTAAGAAAATGGCGAACTAACCTGATAGTTAGTTCGCCATTTCTCACTGGTGAAATGGTTACTTCTGTAAATGAAGTTTCAAATGCTATACAAGATGTAGCTAGCGGAGCAACTTCACAAGCACAGGATTTGATGGATGTAGTAAAATGGTATCAGATTTTACTAAAGAATTAGATGCTGCTAATAGTAAGCTGCTAAAGGTTAATGAAGAAATAAAAAACAGTGAAGATAAAGCAAAAGAAGGTAGTGAGCAGATTAATGTGCTGATACAAAACATCTGTGATGTAAAAGAGGCCTTTGATAATGTATTGGAAAAAGTAAATGGTCTTTCCAATTCAGTTTCTAAAATAGGTAATATCACGGATGTTATTAATGCAATATCTGAGCAGACAAATTTACTTGCACTTAATGCAGCTATTGAGGCTGCAAGAGCAGGAGAGCAATGATGTCATTTTAAAGCCTTTGCTAATATTATGATTATACTATAACTATTGAGTTATTTAGTTATAATGAATTATAATTATTAATTAGGAACAATATATTAAGGAAATTAAAAAAAGATAATAGAATTAGAACAAAGGTTTAAGGCAATTGATATCAGAGAACTTTATAGGTTAAGTATGATTTATTATTTTATAAGATGATTAAATATGCAGGAGGTAATATGTATGTATAGTGCAGTAGAAAGATTGTTAAAATATGTAAAGTGTGATACTAAATCTGATGAAAATACAAGAGTAACACCCAGTACAAATGGGCAGTTGGTTTTAGGTAAAGAATTAAAAAAAGAACTAGAAGAACTGGGACTTGAGAGTGTATCTATGGATGAGAATGGATATATAATGGCAACTCTACCTAAAAATATAGATAAAGAGGTAAAAACTATTGGATTTGTATCCCATATGGATACTAGTCCAGATATGACAGCTACAAATGTTAATCCTCAAATAGTTAAAAATTATGATGGTAAAGATATAGTGCTTAATGAAAAAGAAAACATAGTGTTATCACCAAAGGATTTTCCTGAAATCACAAACTATATAGGAAAAGATCTTATAACTACAGATGGAACAACTCTTTTAGGTGCAGATGACAAAGCAGGAGTTTCGGAGATAATGGCGGCTGTGGAATATCTTGTTAA from Clostridium pasteurianum BC1 includes:
- a CDS encoding methyl-accepting chemotaxis protein, translated to MVSDFTKELDAANSKLLKVNEEIKNSEDKAKEGSEQINVLIQNICDVKEAFDNVLEKVNGLSNSVSKIGNITDVINAISEQTNLLALNAAIEAARAGEQ